The Desulfuromonadaceae bacterium genome includes the window CGACTTTCTCCGCAAAAAAGGTCTTTCCGCAGCCGCGAAAAAAGCGGGACGTGTGGCTGCCGAAGGTGCCGTTGTCAGTGCCAACAAGGGGAATATCGGCGTGCTGGTCGAAGTCAACGCTGAAACGGACTTTGTTGCTAAAAATGAAGCGTTTCAGGCTTTCAGTGCCGGAGTTGCGCAAGCTGTTATCGAGGCAAATCCGGCAGATCTGGATGCTTTGTTGGCAACAGCTTTTCCGGAGACTGGTCGTACCGTTGGTGAAGAACAGAACCATCAGATAGCCACAATTGGTGAAAATATTAATGTTCGTCGCTTTACACGCTTCGAATCAAGCGGCGTTGTGACCTCGTATGTCCACGCCGGGGGCAAGATTGGTGTTCTGGTTGAATTGCAGTCGACCGTTGCTGCTGACCGTGTTGCTGAAACCGCGCGGCTGCTGGCCATGCATGTTGCCGCTGCCAATCCACAGTTCCTGAAACGGGACGATGTCCCGGCGGATGTGGTCGATAAAGAAAAAGAGATCATGTGGGCCAAAGCCAAGGAAAGTGGTAAACCAGACGAGATTATCGAGAAGATCATTGTAGGACAGATCAATAAATATTTTGGCGAAGTTTGTCTTCTCGAACAAGCCTATGTTATCGATCCCGATCTGAAAGTGGCCAAGGTCGTCGAAGCTTTGGCCAAGGAAATTGGCGGAGCGGTTGAGTTGACTCGTTATGCTCGATATCAACTGGGTGAGGGAATCGAAAAAAGGACCGATGATTTCGCTGCTGAAGTCGCGGCAATGACGAAGTAATCAAGGATCACCATGGCTCAGCCGGTATATAAAAGAATCCTGCTCAAACTCAGTGGCGAAGCGCTGGCCGGAACGCAGGGTTACGGGATTGATCCCGAAGTGATCGCGGGAATTGCCGCGGAGATTCGTGAAGTGGTCGATTTTGGTGTCGAAGTGGCACTGGTGATCGGCGGAGGCAATATTTTCCGTGGTGTGGCGGCTGCATCAAAAGGAATGGATCGGGCCAGTGCTGATTACATGGGCATGCTGGCTACCGTGATGAACAGCCTGGCAATGCAGGACGCGTTGGAGAACGCTGGTGTGGCGACGCGGGTACAGTCGGCCATCGAGATGCAGGCGGTCGCTGAGCCGTATATCCGGCGGCGGGCAGTACGTCATCTGGAAAAGGGACGGGTGGTTATTTTTGGGGCTGGAACCGGCAATCCCTACTTTACCACCGACACCGCTGCCAGCTTGCGTGCCATGGAGATCAATGCCGAAGCGATCCTCAAGGCGACCAAGGTTGACGGTATCTACAGTGCCGATCCGACAACCCACCCGGATGCCCTCCGCTATGAAAGTCTGACTTATCTGGAGGTTTTGCGCAACGGATTGCAAGTGATGGACGCCACAGCGACCTCGCTGTGTATGGATAATAATCTGCCGATTGTTGTATTTGATTTGACCCGGAGCGGGAATATCAAGAAAGTTGTCTTGGGTGAAGCTATCGGTACAATCGTCAAAGGAGAGTGATTCATGTACAATGAAACGCTTGCCGACTCCAAACGAAGGATGGAGAAGGCGGTTGAAGCTCTGAAAAAAGAGATGAACAAGGTGCGCACCGGTCGGGCAACAACATCACTTCTTGACAATATCAGCGTCGATTACTATGGCACCCCGACCCCGCTGAATCAAGTCGGAACGTTATCCGTTCCGGAGCCGCGGATGATTACCATTCAGCCGTGGGAAAAGAACCTGATTCCTGCAATCGAAAAAGCGATTTTACGTTCTGATCTGGGCTTGAATCCGAATTCCGATGGTCAGTTGATCCGTATTTCGTTCCCGCCATTGACCGAAGAACGGCGTAAAGAAATGGCCAAGGTCATCAAACGGATGGGGGAAGATGCCAAGGTTGCGGTGCGGAATATTCGTCGCGATGCGAACGAAAGTCTGAAAAAAATGGAGAAAGAGAAGGCACTTTCCGCCGATGACCTGAAACGTGGTGAAAAGGAAGTCCAGGATTTAACGGATAGATTCATTGTCAAGGTTGATGAGGTTGTCAGTAATAAGGAAGCGGAGGTCATGGAGATCTGAAGATCCCGCGTCGCCAAGGAGGAAAAAATGGCATTGAGAATCAATGAAGAATGTATTGCCTGTGGAACCTGTGTTGATACCTGTCCCCTGGGCGCAATTGTTGAATCAGGAGAT containing:
- the tsf gene encoding translation elongation factor Ts, with the translated sequence MAQITAKLVAELRAKTGAGMMDCKKALNETDGDLQEAIDFLRKKGLSAAAKKAGRVAAEGAVVSANKGNIGVLVEVNAETDFVAKNEAFQAFSAGVAQAVIEANPADLDALLATAFPETGRTVGEEQNHQIATIGENINVRRFTRFESSGVVTSYVHAGGKIGVLVELQSTVAADRVAETARLLAMHVAAANPQFLKRDDVPADVVDKEKEIMWAKAKESGKPDEIIEKIIVGQINKYFGEVCLLEQAYVIDPDLKVAKVVEALAKEIGGAVELTRYARYQLGEGIEKRTDDFAAEVAAMTK
- the pyrH gene encoding UMP kinase — encoded protein: MAQPVYKRILLKLSGEALAGTQGYGIDPEVIAGIAAEIREVVDFGVEVALVIGGGNIFRGVAAASKGMDRASADYMGMLATVMNSLAMQDALENAGVATRVQSAIEMQAVAEPYIRRRAVRHLEKGRVVIFGAGTGNPYFTTDTAASLRAMEINAEAILKATKVDGIYSADPTTHPDALRYESLTYLEVLRNGLQVMDATATSLCMDNNLPIVVFDLTRSGNIKKVVLGEAIGTIVKGE
- the frr gene encoding ribosome recycling factor; its protein translation is MYNETLADSKRRMEKAVEALKKEMNKVRTGRATTSLLDNISVDYYGTPTPLNQVGTLSVPEPRMITIQPWEKNLIPAIEKAILRSDLGLNPNSDGQLIRISFPPLTEERRKEMAKVIKRMGEDAKVAVRNIRRDANESLKKMEKEKALSADDLKRGEKEVQDLTDRFIVKVDEVVSNKEAEVMEI
- a CDS encoding 4Fe-4S binding protein, whose product is MALRINEECIACGTCVDTCPLGAIVESGDSYTITDDCTECRACTESCPVDAIVD